Proteins from a genomic interval of Triplophysa dalaica isolate WHDGS20190420 chromosome 13, ASM1584641v1, whole genome shotgun sequence:
- the nmu gene encoding neuromedin-U: MRSSQCESGSSHNTSGSPRDQHHSAMSPVHSSSLMLALLFISLIPVTSSAPVLLNPSSTEEDQLLTQITTLCSFYLSADPSFRTSEAMEDLCILMLGSLQKSKESTARETSKRFLFHYTKPHGAGLSNGMSTVLHPLLELIPQLNRRRSRRMKLNENLQEQGRIQNRGYFLYRPRNGRRSAEYV, translated from the exons ATGAGGAGCAGCCAATGTGAAAGCGGATCATCTCACAACACGAGCGGCAGTCCGAGAGATCAGCACCACAGCGCAATGAGTCCGGTACACAGCTCCAGCCTGATGCTCGCACTTCTCTTCATCTCTTTGATACCAGTCACCAGTA GTGCTCCAGTACTCTTGAATCCATCCTCAACAGAGGAAGACCAGTTACTTACCCAG aTAACAACCCTCTGCTCATTCTACCTATCTGCAGACCCATCCTTTAGA ACATCTGAGGCCATGGAGGACCTGTGTATCCTAATGCTGGGATCACTGCAGAAATCTAAG GAGAGCACAGCTCGAGAGACCAGCAAAAGG tttttatttcattacactAAACCGCATGGTGCTGGACTGTCAAATGGGATG TCCACTGTGTTGCACCCTCTTCTGGAACTCATACCCCAGCTTAACAGAAGAAGAAGCAGgagaatgaaattaaat GAGAACCTTCAAGAGCAAGGGCGGATCCAGAACAGAGGGTACTTCCTTTATCGG CCACGAAATGGAAGAAGATCTGCTGAGTATgtgtaa